Part of the Sphaerochaeta associata genome is shown below.
GGTGGGAAGTGAAGGATGCCTCGCCCTCTCATCAACCTGCAACCTGCTGTTCTCCGGTTTTCAGGATCCCCCCGGAGAGGACACCCGGCTTGCCGTTGAACAAGGCCTTGTCCAGCCATTGGCCGAAGGTCCATACCGCATTGAAGCGGGTCGCTACGAGTTCTTCCAGCTTGCTCCGACAAACCATCTGCAAGAGTTATTGGAACATATCCCCATGCTCTTTGACGGACCGAACTGCATTTATGTCCGCCTGCTCAAGGAAAACGCTATCGCCATCGTCGCCCAGTTGTGGGTGGTGCGCTAGAAGAAGAGTGGGATCAGAATCGGGGCTGCAAGGCTCATGATCACCCCATGGTAGATTGATCCGAGCATGGTCCTTGTCCCGAAGTGCGAAGAGAGCAATACGAGTGTGACATCCATGCTGGTTGCCCCCGCTGTACAGACGGCTGGATAATAGTACCGTTTTCCCAACCGCCCGAAGAAGGGGATGAGAAAGAACGAGAAACTCTCACGCAGCAGGTTCGCCAAGAACGAAATTGAGCCGAGAATGGGAAAGCCCAAGTCGCTGATGAGAATTCCTGAGAGAGAGTACCAACCGAACCCACTGAGCATGCCCCACGCTTCCCTTATGGTATAGTCGGTGAGCAATGGTGCAAGCAGGGCTCCGAGATACGTTCCTGCGATGGTATAGAAGGGAAGCAGAAAAAGGCTCTTGTCAGCAAGCACGCCTTTGAAACTGATCTGTTTGTGAACCATGCCCATACCTACAAAGAAAAGAAGGGTATACAGCAGATACGTCACCAGCGAGCTTTGAAACCAATCAAACAAGGGTGTGGACAACCTGAGCGTTAGGCCGAGAACGACAATGCCGACAAGAACCAGGGGTTCCTTGACAATATCATACAGGCGCCTGAGCAAGCTCCGTTCCTTGCGTTTGGCGATGGCGATTCCTTCATCCCCTACCGGCGGTGTAACGATTGAGGAAACAGCCAAGGAGAACACCACTGTTCCGGCAACACCCAAGAGGGTAAGCACCAAGGCCGACAGCCCGATGGTTCCGAACTGGGTGGTGATCCCTTCGATGCCGCCGGTATTCACTCCCATGAAAAACAACAGCAGCCAAACCAGGGTTGTCTGCAATACTGCAGCACTTTTTTGAAAGCGATTGAGCCCCACGGCACGCGCACAAAGCATGCCCATAATCAAGGCCAGAGCCAATTTTGCCAAATACCAAAGTGTGTCCATGTGTGCGAAACTGTACCCCAATCAAACCCGCGTGTCAAATTCCCTTGTTTATCGGCTCTTCCTTGAGTATAGTTGTCTGCATGATTGATGAAAAACTGAGTGATACCTTTCACCGACTCACCCTCTCCGATGGCAGACAGATCCTTCTCATCGGAACCGCCCATGTCTCCAAGGAGAGTGTGGATGAGGTGGAGCTCGCCATTGAAACCGAACAGCCCGACCATATCTGCCTGGAACTTGATGACGGACGGATGAAAAACAAGGACCAGGAGAACGCCTGGTCCAATATGGATGTCAAGAAAGTCATCAAGGAGAACAAGGGATTTTTGCTGCTTGCAAACATGGCTCTTGCCTCCTTCCAGAAGCGCATGGGGGATCAGTCAGGCAGTGCCCCAGGGCAGGAAATCCTCAGTGCCGCAAAGCTGGCCAAGGAAAAGGGAATCCCTTATTCTCTGTGCGACCGGGAAATCCAGGTGACGTTCAAACGGGCCTGGCGCAAGTCCAATTTGTGGAATAAGGCCAAGCTCATCGCCACCATCATCAGTGCGGTATTCAGCAATGAGAAAATCA
Proteins encoded:
- a CDS encoding lysine exporter LysO family protein, with the protein product MDTLWYLAKLALALIMGMLCARAVGLNRFQKSAAVLQTTLVWLLLFFMGVNTGGIEGITTQFGTIGLSALVLTLLGVAGTVVFSLAVSSIVTPPVGDEGIAIAKRKERSLLRRLYDIVKEPLVLVGIVVLGLTLRLSTPLFDWFQSSLVTYLLYTLLFFVGMGMVHKQISFKGVLADKSLFLLPFYTIAGTYLGALLAPLLTDYTIREAWGMLSGFGWYSLSGILISDLGFPILGSISFLANLLRESFSFFLIPFFGRLGKRYYYPAVCTAGATSMDVTLVLLSSHFGTRTMLGSIYHGVIMSLAAPILIPLFF